The Pseudoalteromonas spongiae UST010723-006 genome window below encodes:
- a CDS encoding cytochrome-c peroxidase, translated as MSYYYTKIITGILCVALTTAGFYFYKSRAKTATTQEDEVVYETYSVNHPLQPIPSIKYIDKRWVSLGKALFHSPLLSKDNTVSCASCHMVDYGGDDGFSVSSGVGSKVGIRNSPTVLNSAFNFRQFWDGRSITLEEQIDGPIHNPVEMGTNWADIIEKLSRDEMFQYAFEELAITAITPEHVKKAIVLYEKSLITPNSPIDRYLLGDQSALSTQQVRGLSKFVDFGCITCHQGKNIGGNVFQKLGRIKHMPKNLSLDYGRYLVTHNEADKHVFKVPSLRNVMHTAPYFHDGSVETIEEAISIMAETQLGRKISQQDIEDIKALLESFSGQLATESTL; from the coding sequence GTGAGCTACTACTACACCAAAATTATCACTGGGATTTTATGCGTAGCGTTGACTACAGCAGGCTTTTATTTTTATAAGAGTCGAGCTAAAACGGCTACAACACAAGAAGATGAGGTGGTTTATGAAACATATAGTGTTAACCACCCATTACAACCGATCCCTTCGATAAAATACATCGATAAACGTTGGGTTAGTTTAGGTAAAGCGTTATTTCATAGTCCTTTATTGTCGAAAGACAATACTGTCTCTTGTGCATCCTGTCATATGGTTGACTATGGTGGAGACGATGGTTTCTCTGTTTCTTCAGGTGTTGGGAGCAAAGTTGGCATACGAAACTCTCCAACAGTTCTAAATTCGGCTTTTAATTTCCGTCAGTTTTGGGATGGCCGCTCAATTACTCTTGAAGAACAAATTGATGGGCCAATTCATAATCCGGTTGAAATGGGCACAAACTGGGCTGACATCATTGAAAAACTATCTCGCGATGAAATGTTTCAGTATGCGTTTGAAGAGTTAGCTATCACTGCAATCACACCTGAGCATGTTAAAAAGGCCATCGTTCTATATGAAAAAAGCTTGATCACGCCAAACAGTCCGATCGATCGCTACCTTCTTGGAGATCAGTCTGCGCTCAGCACTCAACAAGTAAGAGGGCTTTCTAAATTTGTTGATTTTGGGTGCATAACTTGTCATCAGGGGAAAAACATAGGTGGAAATGTATTTCAAAAACTGGGTCGTATTAAACATATGCCCAAAAATTTGTCACTGGATTACGGTCGATACTTAGTTACGCATAATGAGGCAGATAAACATGTTTTCAAAGTGCCTAGTTTGCGCAATGTAATGCACACTGCTCCGTATTTTCATGATGGCTCAGTAGAGACAATTGAAGAGGCAATTTCAATTATGGCTGAAACTCAACTAGGCCGAAAAATATCACAACAAGATATAGAAGATATTAAGGCGTTACTGGAAAGTTTTAGTGGTCAATTGGCAACGGAAAGCACACTATGA
- a CDS encoding endonuclease/exonuclease/phosphatase family protein, whose translation MNINLRAISCAAVLGMLLGCSAVPTPQQDVKNTNENKVLRIATFNVSMEATNYQSSEQSATKSTLNANALTQALASGNEQQINNIAEIIQRTRPDIILLNEFDYIAKREKGIDLFKTAYLEVSQNGLAPITYPYVYLAPVNTGVKTELKGDAVKLTHFGFGRYAGQYGMVLLSKYPIVSEQVRTFQHFLWQDMPNNLMPVNPNGSQWYSSDERAIMRLSSKSHWDVPVNVCDNTIHVLASHPTPPVFDGEEDRNGKRNHDEIRFWRDYISPSSNHYIYDDNGRHGGVSPESFVILGDLNASAVEGDAHPNAINQLLFHPDVNHYGAPKSEGGLQNKLENTHAATHTAGWGMRADYVLPSANLKVLNSAVFWPAKGKQGAHLVANRSASSDHRLVWVDVKIRDLPGCKN comes from the coding sequence ATGAATATTAATTTACGTGCCATTAGTTGCGCTGCCGTGTTAGGTATGCTGTTGGGCTGCAGTGCTGTGCCAACACCGCAGCAAGATGTTAAAAATACCAACGAGAACAAAGTGCTTCGCATTGCAACATTTAATGTCAGTATGGAAGCCACGAATTACCAATCAAGCGAACAATCAGCTACAAAATCAACCCTAAATGCAAATGCGCTTACGCAAGCACTAGCAAGTGGTAACGAGCAACAAATTAATAATATTGCTGAAATTATTCAACGTACCCGCCCAGATATTATTTTACTTAACGAGTTTGATTACATTGCAAAGCGCGAAAAAGGCATTGATTTATTTAAGACGGCATACCTTGAAGTATCGCAAAATGGGTTAGCGCCAATTACTTACCCATATGTGTATCTTGCTCCCGTAAACACAGGGGTAAAAACCGAATTAAAAGGTGATGCTGTTAAGCTTACTCATTTTGGTTTTGGCCGTTACGCTGGGCAGTATGGCATGGTACTGTTGTCGAAATATCCCATCGTTTCAGAGCAAGTCCGCACTTTTCAGCATTTTCTTTGGCAAGATATGCCGAATAACTTGATGCCAGTTAACCCAAATGGCAGCCAATGGTACTCAAGTGACGAGCGCGCGATAATGCGTTTGTCGTCTAAGTCTCATTGGGATGTGCCGGTAAATGTTTGTGATAACACGATTCATGTGCTGGCAAGTCACCCAACACCACCAGTATTTGACGGCGAAGAAGACCGTAATGGAAAACGCAATCACGATGAAATCCGCTTTTGGCGAGATTACATTAGCCCATCAAGCAATCACTACATTTATGATGATAACGGTCGCCATGGCGGCGTTAGTCCAGAGTCGTTTGTGATTTTAGGCGATTTAAACGCCAGCGCAGTGGAAGGTGATGCGCACCCAAATGCGATTAATCAATTATTGTTTCACCCAGATGTTAATCACTATGGCGCGCCAAAATCAGAAGGTGGCTTGCAAAATAAACTTGAAAACACACACGCTGCAACACATACCGCAGGGTGGGGAATGCGTGCCGACTATGTGTTGCCGTCAGCAAATTTAAAGGTGTTAAACAGCGCTGTGTTTTGGCCCGCAAAAGGTAAACAAGGTGCACATTTAGTTGCCAATAGAAGTGCCTCGTCAGATCATCGTTTAGTTTGGGTTGATGTTAAAATAAGGGATTTGCCTGGCTGTAAGAATTAG
- a CDS encoding FAD-dependent oxidoreductase — protein sequence MNNINRIAIVGAGVAGLALAILATKRGYKVTVYERASSVCSIGAGVTLWPNAMFVLQQLGLESEVTRAGGKPDYMRHFNHYGVQQGEFDIEEVNLLCGFPSVTILRRDLMKILVKAFTDLGGTICLSCSIKSQDIVSLKQTFDLVVGADGRMNSAVRQFLYPKTVTPSYHGFINIIGVSKLSEDSVSNTICDFRDNAERFGIVPVKQGWCYWAAAWNTEIARERTLADWQKEVNARFKNWPKLVRSVLNATDKATLNRIFVHDIEPLPYWHHDNVVIIGDAAHAPLPTSGQGACQALEDAWHLIQLLHPEVELNDALTRFYQQRFTKTTAAQTVGRQVAQKIFVEQTEPQSPSNISATQLSQFWMKGL from the coding sequence ATGAATAACATTAATCGAATTGCGATTGTTGGTGCAGGCGTGGCGGGATTGGCACTGGCGATACTTGCCACAAAACGAGGTTACAAGGTCACAGTATACGAGCGCGCTAGTTCAGTGTGCTCAATTGGTGCGGGGGTAACCCTGTGGCCAAATGCCATGTTTGTATTGCAGCAGCTAGGACTAGAAAGTGAAGTAACGCGTGCTGGGGGAAAACCCGATTATATGCGGCATTTTAATCATTATGGTGTACAACAAGGTGAATTTGATATTGAAGAAGTGAACCTGTTGTGTGGCTTTCCAAGTGTCACCATATTACGGCGCGATCTTATGAAGATTTTGGTAAAAGCATTTACTGATTTAGGTGGTACTATTTGCTTGAGTTGTTCCATTAAATCGCAAGATATCGTTAGCCTTAAACAAACATTTGATTTGGTAGTAGGTGCTGATGGACGTATGAACTCAGCGGTGCGCCAGTTTTTATACCCAAAAACTGTAACGCCCAGTTACCATGGTTTTATAAATATTATTGGTGTTAGCAAGCTAAGCGAAGATTCCGTATCTAATACTATTTGTGATTTTCGTGATAACGCAGAGCGGTTCGGCATTGTGCCCGTTAAACAAGGTTGGTGTTATTGGGCTGCGGCATGGAATACAGAAATAGCTAGAGAGCGGACTTTGGCAGATTGGCAAAAAGAGGTTAATGCCCGTTTTAAAAACTGGCCAAAGCTGGTTCGAAGTGTGCTAAACGCAACTGATAAAGCAACGTTAAACCGTATTTTTGTTCATGATATTGAGCCATTACCATATTGGCACCACGATAACGTTGTGATTATAGGTGATGCCGCTCATGCTCCTTTACCCACATCAGGGCAAGGCGCATGTCAGGCGCTAGAAGATGCATGGCATCTTATTCAACTTTTGCACCCAGAAGTTGAGTTGAATGATGCCCTTACACGCTTTTATCAACAAAGGTTCACTAAAACTACAGCTGCTCAAACCGTTGGTCGGCAAGTCGCTCAAAAAATATTTGTTGAGCAGACAGAGCCGCAATCACCCTCAAATATTTCAGCTACGCAGTTAAGTCAATTTTGGATGAAGGGGCTTTGA
- a CDS encoding LysR family transcriptional regulator has translation MIEKIELQWLLSFQVVYEQLSFKLAAEQLEIPTSNVSRHVALLEQNLGLRLLERTTRKMISTAAGKQLYQSITPLTCAINDALEEVSQFGDSLSGHLKVVMPDLPFLAEIIADFCFEHAQINLSCDTHLNPQEGLLDGYDLVLRFGRGALEDSGWVAKEIIRWPSCVVASPRLLEHTALPKSLSDMSKVPCITSLSVLQGMPWRFKGEQTIQVQSDYKVNSGHMAKAAALKGLGFAILPMHACQTEIDNGSLIKIALNCEPEDLVLYALYSGRKYPLAKVKAFLDHLISGLKELNLTTS, from the coding sequence GTGATAGAAAAAATAGAGCTGCAATGGTTACTTAGCTTTCAGGTTGTTTATGAACAACTCAGTTTTAAGTTAGCGGCAGAACAACTAGAAATACCGACCTCGAATGTCAGTCGACATGTCGCCTTATTGGAGCAAAACCTCGGGTTACGATTGCTGGAGCGCACAACGCGAAAAATGATTTCAACTGCCGCTGGAAAACAGCTTTATCAGTCAATTACACCGCTTACCTGTGCGATAAATGATGCGTTGGAAGAAGTTTCTCAATTTGGCGATTCATTATCTGGGCACCTAAAGGTCGTGATGCCAGATCTTCCCTTTCTAGCTGAGATTATTGCGGATTTTTGTTTTGAGCATGCACAAATTAATCTCAGCTGCGATACCCACTTAAACCCGCAAGAAGGCTTGTTAGATGGCTACGATTTGGTGTTACGCTTTGGTCGTGGCGCATTAGAGGATTCCGGCTGGGTAGCTAAAGAAATTATTCGCTGGCCTAGCTGTGTGGTGGCGTCTCCTCGTTTGCTTGAGCATACCGCATTACCAAAGTCATTAAGCGATATGAGCAAAGTGCCGTGCATCACGTCGCTATCCGTACTGCAAGGTATGCCTTGGCGATTTAAAGGCGAGCAAACCATTCAGGTGCAATCAGATTACAAGGTCAATAGTGGTCACATGGCAAAAGCGGCGGCATTAAAAGGACTTGGCTTTGCGATATTGCCGATGCATGCGTGCCAAACAGAAATTGATAACGGTAGTCTTATCAAAATAGCGCTAAACTGCGAACCTGAAGATCTTGTTTTATATGCATTATACTCGGGAAGAAAGTACCCACTAGCAAAAGTAAAAGCATTTTTGGATCACCTAATTTCAGGGCTAAAAGAGCTCAATTTAACCACTAGCTAG
- a CDS encoding Sbal_3080 family lipoprotein, whose product MKKLASAVAITSTLLLSGCMTVVQNSQQASLETNKTVTVIDDTRTRDGVRDSITGWLTKQGYQFEVVETPNYVLEYDQAIVYQANWAWDITTYMRYADISLYNKNNRIGNVRVDTVGCGGFGKFGNAAERISLSMDLLFKKIDTKQAEKLICKA is encoded by the coding sequence ATGAAAAAGTTAGCATCAGCAGTCGCTATTACTTCTACGTTACTACTTTCTGGTTGTATGACAGTAGTGCAAAACTCACAGCAAGCGTCACTTGAAACCAATAAAACCGTTACTGTAATTGACGACACACGCACACGTGATGGCGTGCGTGACTCAATTACTGGTTGGTTAACAAAACAAGGTTACCAATTTGAAGTTGTAGAAACGCCAAATTATGTACTTGAGTATGACCAAGCTATTGTATATCAAGCAAATTGGGCGTGGGATATTACAACTTACATGCGTTATGCAGATATTAGTTTATACAACAAAAACAATCGTATCGGTAACGTAAGAGTAGATACTGTTGGTTGTGGTGGTTTTGGTAAGTTCGGTAACGCTGCAGAACGTATTTCGCTATCAATGGATTTACTGTTTAAGAAAATCGATACAAAACAAGCTGAAAAGCTAATTTGTAAAGCGTAA
- a CDS encoding sensor domain-containing diguanylate cyclase, with product MKTVLKPWQFNLITCCIYLLFAIFTMQALHTLSTWPPAGVALAAVTLFGRKAWLGVAAGSMLAVLYHFYLNNLDPFSFNHLVINLATSTGNTLAALCAFNIMYKQIVLHNPLKRVENVAGTFIFACVAMGMVSAIFGVGIYYVLGLEWFDGLFFGILNWSISNALAAIAISPALYFLWRRWPHKMTTQNVTQSLLITAITVLCCYLIFGPGYTHLDLPILQPSLILFPLLYCAMRLSSTLTSCMNMLVFFLTWIGSNQGWGYFYEHHAGDAEITLQFFFLFIFAVVLLVQAVFNQRQDEQEELTRLLEQRVEERTCQLEYQKQKALKLAVTDPLTELYNRRGFFKTAHHLFSQYLRHPGSCALLLLDLDKFKLINDKYGHAMGDEVIKNTADVLRQFTRESDITGRIGGEELVVFLPMSTQDEAISLAERIRQAVSEQQVTLDNVTVQYTLSIGVSTFDQNDKTLETMLKRADKALYIAKNQGRNQVQYC from the coding sequence ATGAAAACAGTATTAAAGCCTTGGCAATTTAATCTAATTACCTGCTGCATATACTTGCTGTTTGCTATTTTTACGATGCAAGCACTGCATACTCTCTCTACGTGGCCGCCTGCGGGAGTCGCGCTTGCTGCGGTCACTTTATTTGGGCGTAAAGCATGGCTCGGCGTTGCTGCGGGATCTATGCTGGCGGTGTTATATCATTTTTATCTCAATAATTTAGATCCATTCTCGTTTAATCATCTTGTTATAAACCTAGCTACATCAACCGGAAATACGCTAGCGGCACTGTGTGCATTTAATATTATGTACAAGCAAATTGTGTTACATAATCCATTAAAAAGAGTCGAAAATGTCGCTGGCACGTTTATTTTTGCCTGCGTGGCAATGGGCATGGTTTCGGCTATTTTTGGTGTAGGCATTTATTATGTGCTTGGGCTTGAGTGGTTTGATGGTTTATTTTTTGGCATTTTGAATTGGAGCATTAGTAACGCGCTTGCGGCAATTGCGATAAGCCCTGCACTTTATTTTTTATGGCGACGCTGGCCGCATAAAATGACAACCCAAAATGTTACGCAGTCTTTGCTAATAACCGCCATTACAGTGTTATGCTGTTATTTAATTTTTGGCCCTGGCTACACACATTTAGATTTACCTATTTTACAGCCGTCTCTAATACTGTTTCCGCTTTTGTATTGTGCTATGCGCTTGTCATCAACTTTAACCAGCTGTATGAATATGTTGGTGTTTTTTCTTACTTGGATTGGTAGTAACCAAGGTTGGGGCTATTTTTATGAACATCATGCCGGCGATGCGGAAATCACTTTGCAGTTTTTCTTTTTGTTTATTTTTGCGGTGGTGCTTTTGGTGCAAGCTGTGTTTAATCAAAGGCAAGATGAGCAAGAAGAATTAACCCGATTACTAGAACAACGGGTTGAAGAGCGCACATGCCAATTAGAATATCAAAAACAAAAGGCGCTTAAGCTGGCGGTGACCGATCCACTTACTGAACTATACAATCGCAGAGGTTTTTTTAAAACTGCCCATCATTTATTTAGCCAATATTTGCGCCATCCGGGATCATGTGCGCTGCTGTTATTAGATTTAGATAAATTTAAACTAATCAATGACAAATACGGCCATGCGATGGGCGATGAAGTGATAAAAAACACGGCAGATGTACTGCGGCAATTTACCCGTGAATCTGATATTACTGGGCGAATTGGCGGCGAAGAACTAGTTGTGTTTTTGCCTATGTCAACGCAAGATGAAGCAATTTCGCTCGCAGAGCGTATACGCCAAGCCGTGTCAGAGCAGCAAGTAACATTGGATAATGTAACCGTGCAATATACTCTAAGTATTGGCGTGAGTACGTTTGATCAAAATGATAAAACGCTAGAAACCATGCTTAAACGTGCAGATAAAGCGCTTTATATCGCAAAAAACCAAGGTCGCAATCAAGTACAATATTGCTGA
- a CDS encoding DUF6500 family protein has product MRAELRQKIISVCDKKIAAKGDNVGVSFYAFFANKNDDPERLMEAATWWIETHKLDHFEKATKIKNMVLAEQ; this is encoded by the coding sequence ATGAGAGCGGAACTTAGGCAAAAAATAATTTCAGTATGCGATAAAAAAATTGCAGCGAAAGGCGATAACGTAGGCGTGTCATTTTACGCGTTTTTTGCCAATAAAAACGACGACCCTGAACGTTTAATGGAAGCAGCTACGTGGTGGATTGAAACACATAAACTTGATCATTTTGAAAAAGCGACAAAAATTAAGAATATGGTACTAGCTGAGCAATAA
- a CDS encoding nucleotidyltransferase family protein has product MISLQKATQNDVDYLVSLRKLTMHSYLLEAGMPCSEQDHLARVNYQFAATHLIVFDGNIVGMVKFANQLETGCCYIYQLQIHPDFQNKQLGSQVMALMIENAKVQQLDVALSVIKQNLAYGLYLKLGFQVVGEDYAEYLMRRPRDHSYQHLLERDVLDDPLRMSALNAVRQLNIPSAYIAAGFLRNLVWDKLHGKTKLSGLNDVDVIYFDQNETDHNIAKNHQASLVQLMPNVNWQVKNQALMHIKNHDNPYRCLVDAMRYWPEKETAVAVKLNHMNQLTFISGFGFESLFNLSLRYNPKRDKAIFLTRLNNKKWQEKWPKLTLEL; this is encoded by the coding sequence ATGATTAGCCTACAAAAAGCAACACAAAACGATGTTGACTATCTAGTATCGCTGCGAAAATTAACCATGCACAGCTATTTGCTTGAGGCGGGTATGCCGTGTTCGGAGCAAGATCATTTAGCGCGTGTTAATTATCAATTTGCTGCAACGCACTTAATAGTTTTCGATGGCAACATTGTTGGTATGGTCAAATTTGCTAATCAGCTTGAAACTGGGTGTTGTTACATTTATCAATTACAAATCCACCCTGATTTTCAAAATAAGCAACTTGGTAGCCAAGTTATGGCGTTAATGATTGAAAACGCCAAAGTGCAGCAGCTCGATGTAGCGCTGAGTGTAATCAAACAAAACCTGGCATATGGGTTGTATTTGAAGTTGGGTTTTCAAGTTGTAGGTGAAGACTACGCCGAATATTTGATGCGAAGGCCTCGAGATCATAGTTACCAGCACTTGCTTGAACGCGATGTGTTAGACGACCCGCTTCGGATGTCAGCACTTAATGCGGTACGCCAACTTAATATACCAAGTGCGTATATTGCGGCTGGTTTTTTACGTAACTTGGTGTGGGACAAACTTCATGGGAAAACTAAATTAAGTGGTTTAAATGACGTTGATGTTATTTACTTTGACCAAAACGAGACAGACCACAATATTGCAAAAAATCATCAAGCAAGCTTAGTTCAGTTAATGCCAAACGTAAATTGGCAAGTAAAAAATCAGGCGTTAATGCACATAAAAAATCACGATAACCCTTATCGTTGTTTGGTGGATGCGATGCGTTACTGGCCTGAAAAAGAAACCGCCGTTGCGGTGAAACTAAACCATATGAATCAGCTTACCTTTATCTCGGGTTTTGGTTTTGAGTCGTTATTTAATTTAAGCCTGCGGTATAATCCCAAACGTGATAAAGCTATTTTTTTAACACGACTTAATAACAAAAAGTGGCAAGAAAAATGGCCTAAATTAACATTAGAGCTGTAA
- a CDS encoding GFA family protein — MIKGACNCNAVQFEITRDVKDIYMCHCSICRKATGTNGIGVLVVANADFKWQSGADHIATWKKPNSDWQTWFCAVCGSKLPGDNDSERKFIPVGLITHGAEQFKVRHHIWVDSKASWDEIGDDGLQHPNAYGTANSND; from the coding sequence ATGATTAAAGGGGCATGTAATTGCAATGCGGTGCAGTTTGAAATAACCCGTGATGTAAAAGACATTTACATGTGTCACTGTTCGATTTGCCGCAAGGCGACAGGCACAAATGGTATTGGTGTGCTGGTGGTTGCTAATGCCGACTTTAAATGGCAAAGCGGAGCAGACCATATCGCAACGTGGAAAAAACCAAACAGCGACTGGCAAACATGGTTTTGCGCTGTGTGCGGCTCTAAATTACCGGGCGATAACGACAGTGAACGAAAGTTTATTCCGGTAGGGCTAATCACTCATGGTGCTGAGCAGTTTAAAGTACGCCATCATATTTGGGTTGATTCAAAAGCGTCGTGGGATGAGATTGGCGATGATGGGTTGCAGCATCCAAACGCCTACGGCACAGCAAATTCAAATGATTAG
- a CDS encoding alpha/beta hydrolase-fold protein, translated as MKRFFQLFLICVVFFATTIEAQAQRITTASSTLNEDRTIQILLPESYAANPNATYPVIYLLDGDYNFNAVSGMLDMLANKGELIPNVILVAIADKGTQSYRSYMTPSFNEQKTPDNATKFATYLAEEVKPYISKHYRTANNHILVGQSIGGLFVLNTLIEKPNSFNHYIAISPSVWVGDNAIVKKANNQLKQQIDTPISLHLALGDETRMGQYDFINYLDLNPGANLTWQFTHYPDENHNSVGLIALRNSLKTIFKGWHINERELATKTPQSIIEHYAALQEKWQLKQAMPNSVAQSLMRYHYRNQLVDNVPEFIASAIDILPQSSQVLVAKQASYAGHFDSPKAALTILKESESQHVESISHLKAIAGVYEQLGDTKNAQHYYKKALTVAKNQNAQQWQLNILAAKIN; from the coding sequence ATGAAACGCTTTTTTCAGCTATTTTTAATATGTGTCGTATTTTTCGCAACGACCATTGAGGCACAAGCTCAACGTATCACTACCGCGTCTAGCACGCTAAATGAAGACAGAACAATTCAAATATTACTGCCTGAAAGCTACGCGGCAAACCCCAATGCGACTTACCCCGTAATTTACTTGCTTGATGGCGACTACAATTTTAACGCGGTATCTGGCATGTTAGATATGCTCGCCAATAAAGGCGAACTGATTCCAAATGTGATTTTGGTGGCAATTGCTGATAAAGGCACTCAGTCATACCGTAGCTATATGACACCTAGCTTTAACGAGCAAAAAACGCCCGACAATGCGACAAAATTTGCCACCTATTTAGCCGAAGAAGTAAAACCTTATATTAGTAAACACTACCGCACAGCAAATAATCATATTTTGGTGGGTCAGTCGATTGGCGGGCTGTTTGTACTCAATACGTTAATTGAAAAGCCCAATAGTTTTAATCATTATATTGCGATTAGCCCGTCTGTTTGGGTTGGCGATAACGCCATAGTTAAAAAAGCCAACAACCAATTAAAGCAACAAATCGATACGCCGATTTCGCTTCACTTAGCCCTTGGCGATGAAACCCGCATGGGGCAATATGATTTTATTAATTATTTGGACTTAAACCCTGGCGCTAATCTAACGTGGCAATTTACCCATTACCCAGATGAAAATCATAACTCAGTAGGTTTAATTGCATTACGAAATAGTTTAAAAACGATTTTCAAAGGGTGGCACATTAATGAGCGCGAACTTGCAACAAAAACGCCGCAGTCAATTATCGAGCATTATGCTGCTTTACAAGAGAAATGGCAGCTAAAACAAGCAATGCCCAATAGTGTCGCGCAAAGTTTAATGCGCTATCACTACCGCAATCAATTAGTTGATAACGTGCCCGAGTTTATCGCATCAGCAATTGATATTTTGCCACAATCAAGCCAAGTTTTAGTAGCAAAGCAAGCAAGTTACGCCGGTCATTTTGATTCGCCAAAGGCTGCGTTAACTATTCTAAAAGAAAGTGAAAGTCAGCATGTTGAATCAATAAGTCATTTAAAAGCAATTGCTGGCGTTTACGAGCAACTAGGCGATACTAAAAATGCGCAGCACTATTACAAAAAGGCCCTCACGGTTGCGAAAAATCAAAACGCACAGCAATGGCAACTTAATATTTTGGCTGCAAAAATTAACTAG
- a CDS encoding BlaI/MecI/CopY family transcriptional regulator, with amino-acid sequence MALSNFELEVMQLFWHHKEASAPEIHKQIANTRDVKYSTVKTIIDRLEKKGSVKRSKTQGRTIFYAPTTEKQSVSVPLIKDFINKVFLGKSRPLAAHILEQESLSMDDLEYLESVLKERKKDLQK; translated from the coding sequence ATGGCACTTTCTAATTTTGAACTAGAAGTGATGCAACTTTTTTGGCACCACAAAGAGGCCAGTGCACCTGAAATTCATAAGCAAATCGCAAATACACGCGACGTAAAGTACAGCACCGTTAAAACGATTATCGACCGACTAGAAAAAAAGGGCAGTGTAAAGCGCAGCAAAACCCAAGGACGTACTATTTTTTACGCACCTACCACAGAAAAACAAAGTGTTAGCGTGCCGCTAATTAAAGATTTTATAAACAAAGTGTTCCTTGGTAAAAGCCGACCATTAGCGGCTCATATTTTAGAGCAGGAATCGCTTTCAATGGACGATCTTGAATACTTAGAGTCGGTGCTTAAAGAACGTAAAAAGGACTTACAAAAATGA